The window agtcgtctagtgtgtgacgtcacgacacttacacgtactatgaaattattcttccaagcgcaacttcaaagtctcataactttttcatttctagagatatttcaatgattcttccacatttttgtttcattttacttgaatctttaaaattaatccttaacaaaaaaattaaaactagtccattgccgCTGGATTTGTGTGGGAGTTTCACCTCACTAAAACCCCCTCTTCTTTTCACAAAAGAACTCCGGAATAGCTTCCTAGCCTGCGCCTCGAGAGGTCCCTTGTCTTCTACCTTCTCCTACTCACTCGCCCCTACGGCTACTCAcattttcaaacggcacacttgtatgaataaaataataaataataacatataCACCTTAAGAATCAACTATAGATTGTAAAGatcatcaaataaatataataaattcaaacaTCCGCACCCCGCCAAAGACCAATACTACAACACATCCATACatataaacaaaaataataattcacttCTCAAAGAAATCACAGCTATCCATTAATCTCTCTGTCAGTGACCTCCTTCTTACTCACTATTCCAGTTATATAAGCATATACTCTACTCCAGTATTCCCGATTCTCTATCATtctatcaattattttattcccTTGAGGAAGTTTACCTGTATCATTTATCAGATTTATTCTTTCCTCTTTCCATCTTCTACAGTGATAGAAGACATGCTCCGGGCTATCCTGACTGCGACACACTCTGCATTTGATATTAACACTAGCAGGCAGAAtattaactaagaactaagggctcaggtaaaataaaGAAGtacgcgtgcgccgcatagaatatcaatattaacgagtaccagtttcaatcattttatgttccgttATTCCTGTTCATCGATgcaaagtattaggtgtattcgaaaaaattaaattaaattttctctCAAtcaaatatcaatgtcaaacgccactgaattcttaggtttagttctcatggtggatttatgcaccgtacctaagaactaaagactaagaactaaaccttagaattcagtggcgtttatgcactctcttgttagttcttagttaaagcATGCgtacgtgctcgaactactttccaTTTGTTCTCTACAGTGGACTCCCGATAATCCGGCCCCTGTCTAATCCGGCGCCCCCTGTAATCCGACATGACAGAATTATGTTTGACAATCTTTGCTAATATGTATGTATAGATCACGCAAGTTTGAACAGGTCACAACTCGTACGCGCCACCGCTATTGTGCTCGACGCGTATGCATTGTTTTACTTAGTTTGAATTTGACTACTAGTGATAGCGGTACGGCCTAGCGTACGTTCATTGTTTACTACATATTTATTCATTGTGTATTAGGTATATGTAGTACCTAGTAATGTCGTCACAAACCCAGAAGCGAAAGCACAAAACGTTGACAGTTAAAGAAAAATGTGATATTTTAGATCGCTTAAATCGCAATGAAACTTTCAGTAGTTTAGCAAGTGAATACGGCGTAGGCCGATCTACAATttatgttattaaaaaaaaccaCGAGAAGATTAAGAAGTTCGTGTCAACTACTGACTACAATCTTTAGGACTACCAGTGATTCAAGCAGCTCAAAACACCTCAAGCATTCAGCACTTTCTACTCTTAACAGACATGAAGTGGTTTGCTAACGTCATTCAAGTCATGACTACGTATTGTAAGTATTTCAAATACTCAACATACCTTGGCTCTATATCATTTACTGATACGTTTCAATCATTAGTCAAGACCACCTATCCCAAACCCTCGAATGCAGCAGGTAACGCAAACTACGTTTTTACGTAAACTCACGCCTTCCCCAACACTCCACCATTTAACATGGATTGCACCCATTCATCCACAGAAGAAAAGCTCCCACAACTACCATCAATGCAAGCTGAACTCTGTCAACTAAATGCAATCTGTACCGTACCCAACCTTAACCGTTGGTCAGAACTCGGACAGGACCCAGAACATAGATCTGGACCCTACTGGGAACAGGAACCGGTCAAATACAGCACTAGCTTTGACCACTTTTCATCTATACACGGCTCAACCATTGCAGAGCGATACGCGTTAGAAAAAGCACCTACACCCCAATAACTATTCTtaaattttatagttttctaATTAACGACCAGTCTTAATTAGACCTAATGTATAGgataaggaattttttttctgtttatttaaTATcagaattttataaattttacgTAACACAAAACTAACTTTAGTTATAGATTTTTAATAAAACTATTCAGAAGCAGCATCAACATTCTCTGTTTCTAACTTTTCAAATGTTGCAACTGGTAGGGTGTATAATTTGTTTACGGAGTCCTCATCCTCAATCAACAGTCtatagttttgaattttttggaatCTTTCCTCAAGGGTAGATACCAAATAGTAGATTTGGAAGGTAAACGGTCTTCAGGGATGAAAGTTACCGCAGGAGTTCCCCAGGGATCGGTGCTTGGGCCCATCCTATTTCTAATATATATCGATGATCTGACATGTAACGTTGGTGCAGATGATGAGACCCTCTTCGCTGATGATACAACATTTTTGAACAGAGCCAAAGAAATAAATCTACTCCTGAATAAATCCCATGAAACAGTCAGAGATGCTATCCAATGGTTCAATTCCAATGATATGAAAGTGAACGAAGAGAAAACTCAGGAGTTGGTTGTGAGCACGAAACGTCATGAACCGGAAACTATTCATCTACTTGGGGTTTCAATCAGCGGAAATTTAACTTGGACAAAACACATCACTGAATTAAGTCAAAAACTTTCTACGGCATTATTCTCAATAAGAAGAATTAAGAACCTGCTCACAGAAAAAGAAGCGTTACTTACTTACCACGCACATTTTCATAGTAGGATGACCTACAGCATCATTCTATGGGGTGCATCTCCAGAGGCAGAAAGAGTGTTTCTGAAACAGAAAAAAGCTGCGAGGTTGGTAGCGGGAGTGGACTATACCACTAGCTGTAGACCTCTTTTCAAGAAATATGGTATACTTACCTTATCAGgctgctatacagggtgtttcctaaacatgcggcatgaattttcatgtaatttttcataataaaatgttattatctgaaattttgtttcccctatatcttcgaaacaaataggtttttcaaaaatcatcaaaggacaaaatattcttagaatagtccaaggaacaaccccctgaatttttgccgcatgtttaggaaacaccctgtatactggaGAGTCTTATGGATATATACAAAAATCGGGATACTTTCCACAAACACTCAGCGGTTCACAATCATGAGACCAGGTTTAGGAACAACTTTATTGCCGCAAGACATAGACTGAAAAAGACTCGAAACACGCATATATTCAATGGAATCAAAATGTACAACAAACTTCCACAATTCCTAACATCACTGGATCATAAAACATTCAAGCGGAAAGTTAAAGCCATTCTCACTAAATGTGCATTTTATTCAATGGATGAATTTATGAGGTACCAGTCATTATCCTTCTGCGTTTCAGTTCGTACCTATGTGTAATAGTTTGTTTTATAATTGGTTGTTGTAAATTTTAgaagtattcatttattgacTATTGTCTGATTTATACACTTTTTATATTATGATGTAGATTATCATACAATTCTTTGACActccctgtaaaattttgagggtatctaataaattattattattattattataggggAGAAGACGTGGAATAATTACAAGACCTCCAACATTGCGACACAACTCGTTAAGACGACCCTTGGAGAAAAGACAGCAGTAGCACTTGCATTATCGAAGACTGCAGTATCAGAGTCTGACCAAAAAGTTCTTGATTATTCAGCAAGAAAAGGCAAGTTATTTGATCCTAGTGCCCCCATAGATCAACGTATCCTATCTCAAGCGATTAAACCTTAAGTATTCTATCATCAAAGACTTTTCCGGATGGCTTTGATTGTATACCTCGAAGTGTCAGAGTGATGGAGATCTGAGctcaaaataatatgaaataaatcataaaataaaaagtaCCACAGGATTTTATGAAGCAATTATAAAGTAAGGAACAAATAAAGTGGTAGCTGAACCTTGTAACAATAAAGCCTAAATACAACACAAGCTCAATCATTTTTGTACTGTTCATGTTAGAAAAATACAGAACCCAGCAAATCTATTTGTGAACCAAcatgcatttatatttttgatatgttttttGTCAAGTTGTATAAAGCGGTTAACGCTTGCAATTACTGAAAGCATGCAATCTGCAATCAAATTACCTAAACTATGACGTGTGcttgtttttgttgttttgtttaattattttgtccaaattcctgtgacaAATTGCTTAATTTGTTTAATTATGTTTTACAGAACTGAGAAGATCACAAAGAAAGCGTAATCCTCCCGATCGTTTCGCATATCCGGAGAACTATATAAGGCGGCCAAAAAGGAGAAGTAAGAAAAATCTTTAGACCTATTAGTAAacaccaagggcgtagatccaTTTTTTTGAAGGAGCGAAGTTCGCGAAACCACACCCGAATCAAACAAACCATggctgataataataatgattatccCCAGAACAACTAACAATTCGCTGATCAGCGCCGCGTTTATCGTGGCAAAGCTGAAAACCAGcgtgatattattattattataaaacggCCATCCATAAACCCGGCCGCAAACCCCAACCAGGGCAGAACAAGCGCGCTCAGAGTAAAGAGATGCCCTCCACTAGGAATAAGCCTACCCAGAAGGCTGCCAACGTCGATGGCACCATGTCTAGTGCGAACGCCGCCGATGCATCACTGTTCTCTGTCGGCATGTGTATACTTGATAAATTTCATGCTATGTAAATGCTCCTATTTCAGGCTATTCCGAGTCAAATGTTCAAGATGCGGAGATCGTCTGCTGCCACACGAGATGGTGCTGCGAGCGTAGCAACACGTATTTCATCTACAATGCTTCGTCTGCGTCATCTGCTGCCAGCCGCTGCAGAAGGGTGAAAACGTGGCATTCACACCGCCTGCTTCTGCATGCATAGAAATATCGATGCAGATGTACGAAGAACTGACTACAGATAATCCAAGTCTGCCCAAGGAGTTGCTTCCCGAGTATATCCCGTACTACTCAACAGCAATGCTTTGATTAAAAATTCTAGCGAGAAAGGGCAAGTTATTTGATCCTAGTGCTCCCATAGATCGACGTTTCCTATCTCAAGCGACTCAACCTTAAGTATTTCATCATCAAAGACTATTCTGGATGGCTGTGATTGTATACCTCGGAGAACACTGTGCATATGGAAGAGCTGAGAGAGAAGTTCAAGGATCATCCAAGGCTGAGATAGGAGACATCACAACTAAGCCCAGCGGAATTGTCCGAAGTGGTAAGTAGCATATGTAACGAATTTGCTTCTAGGAAAAACAAAGGCATCGTTGAAAACCATGCCTACTTGGGGAATACAAGCTCCTCCTACAGCGTTGATCTTATCTTCTGCCCTTTTAGAGAAGAATCTAGCCTTCACTATGACTGGTTGAGCGGGCAACCTTCCTTTTCCTAAAAGTTTGTAGTATCCAGCATAAATAAGCTTTATAACTGGGGCCTTTCCATTAGGGTCATCTTTGTACTTCTGTCTTGTTAGTTCACTTACAAGTGTCCATAATTTATCAATGTTGATGGCTGGCTGCCATTTagagttttttttatgatatctgaCCATACCAAGCTTTCCAAAATATCCAGGATGGTATTTGTCAAAGTCAATCCGGTGGTGATGCATACAACCAGCATTACCGCGTCCTTCCACATAACGTTTCATCGATGTCCCGACTAATTATGCTACATCATTACAACAGCGATCTAACATCGATACTATCGAGATCTCCTGATCGTTCTTCGAGCAGTCCCCTACTTGACATTTCTTCAAGGAGTATCAGTCCTTCCTCACCTCTATCTATTAGGCAAAGTGCATTTTCTCTAGTTTTCCGAATCGACTTTCAACAGAAGAATTATCTTTCTCTTAGAGGTGTAGACTCTCTAATGTATGCAAATTCCATGGGTTCATTTGTATCGCGCAGGTATCACCCCTATTATAGGCaacttattcaaattcaaattaattcattacaACATATAGCATACAACATTCTAAAATACATAAGTATGATCAGAAATGTATGACCTGAGCAAAGCTTGTATTTCATACACTCCGACCAACAAAGATGAATACAAAGATATTCGCTACATTAAAAATCAACCAAATCCAAAATAACTGtcctataatttataaataagaaaataagctCTCTAGAGGCTGCCAATATAAACTAACACATATTCTCGAATACAGAGTGAAATATACCAGAGTTTTCCACGATGTAAGTTTTAAGTTTTCTTTTATCTTTTTTGTTCTTTACATTAATATTAAATTTCATCTCAACTGGAAGAAGGCAATATAGTTTTGGTCCATAATAAGATAATTTGTGCTGTAAATGTGTTCTATGAAATCTTGGGACtattacatttttattttgtacaCTTCTTGTATTTTGACCATGTTCAACGATATTGAAAGTTGTTCATTCAAGTAATTTCACTTCCTCCAACTAAGATCGTGTTATACATTGTGGAGAGTAAAAGTCCCGCGAAATATTACCGACCGGGTGTAGTTTATTACTTAGCGCAACGTATTGGGGAATCTTTGTCTATTGCCGACGACATTTCAACGCAATGAAGGTCATATCGCATACGAGgatttttattcgaataaacATCCGATTTTTGAAATGCTCGGTTGTTGATTAACCGAGTATTGAAAACATCCGATTATGCCCAACACTAGTTACAAGTGAAATAGACAATAAcgacaatttttaaatttcatttcaccTTACCCTTAAAACC is drawn from Harmonia axyridis chromosome 7, icHarAxyr1.1, whole genome shotgun sequence and contains these coding sequences:
- the LOC123685356 gene encoding 60S ribosomal protein L27a-like → MKRYVEGRGNAGCMHHHRIDFDKYHPGYFGKLGMVRYHKKNSKWQPAINIDKLWTLVSELTRQKYKDDPNGKAPVIKLIYAGYYKLLGKGRLPAQPVIVKARFFSKRAEDKINAVGGACIPQVGMVFNDAFVFPRSKFVTYATYHFGQFRWA